The Ziziphus jujuba cultivar Dongzao chromosome 7, ASM3175591v1 genome includes a region encoding these proteins:
- the LOC107424062 gene encoding zinc finger CCCH domain-containing protein 65 isoform X3 has product MEERQIETPKPSKQCFSFPPPRRRQLNSATYRTLVRILSHCYDELSQQSLAAPNLRHELITDSGSNESGKRDVKEESEHVELVVTDNMELGIQASHGATELDLRFDDTVSQYGMTGSTQTAIDHIEHMMNKEENEDVLNRINATVKESTFGIGLEDLGFSREQILIHELEHIAKGNDDLVHENSLKPSTALLDQNESDIDEVKMLNNQEEHIDFQRNVITKSENASQNICGSFDSHLGSTLAAESSNPRASYEVKTKLLDNTLPITQQNDREMENTVSEGGSDKYPSLNAEVGEIEEGEHHNHEASETIDMSLDKNIFAEASKCSNNHDPQSFSPEANAMIIEHEMLTKDEEPKTSDCKSDAADSANYMTEDEDIEEGEISVDCGVDANSMDMVLQNAEVLEDKKKRDRKKRADKNRQLGVKRLKLVPMSKPKTPTFCRHFLKGRCQEGDKCKFSHDTIPLTKSKPCCHFARHSCMKGDDCPFDHQLSKYPCSNFASMGSCNRGDDCMFSHKIPHKEDTANASNVMKPELKSTSLLDNSRSKEKLISNGASQKNYNALCHSKEIHSRVYNKQNTKDAVSKQSEAAPKGTSFLSVQNSLLVDSSKLRQGSLFGNNSAGAKAGNHIHQNASIQNSSEILHKTPPAVPPKGINFLSFGKVPSGNSNSKKLASLPLCGDGVKRSVSDNSNLHDHDCSTSNSCLMPNGSQHSVAPKGINFLSIGKASVNDSGCKEKSSLPYGRDNGTDSCVKDEQTALDKPQSSSTISLAERSPSCPVSSVQFSGNLASRIYKDTPLSAQKALLSTLAFAAKCESGVKPNQSVDAPAVNAETLNETRSNNGNSGSSQNDTGKATKILEFLSRFGCKTQQ; this is encoded by the exons ATGGAGGAAAGGCAAATTGAAACGCCCAAACCATCGAAGCAGTGCTTCTCTTTCCCTCCTCCCCGTAGAAGACAACTCAACAGCGCTACTTACCGTACTTTAGTTCGAATCCTATCCCATTGCTACGACGAGTTGTCCCAGCAATCTCTTGCAGCTCCAAATTTACGTCACGAGCTAATTACAG ACAGTGGCAGCAATGAATCAGGGAAAAGAGATGTAAAGGAAGAATCGGAGCATGTTGAATTAGTTGTTACTGACAATATGGAGCTTGGGATTCAGGCATCTCATGGAGCCACAGAGCTTGATTTGAGGTTTGATGACACTGTTTCCCAATATGGAATGACTGGCAGCACACAAACGGCTATAGATCATATAGAGCATATGatgaataaagaagaaaatgaggaTGTGTTAAATCGAATCAACGCAACGGTCAAAGAGAGCACTTTTGGGATTGGTTTAGAAGATCTGGGATTCAGTCGTGAACAAATTCTGATACATGAGTTAGAGCATATTGCTAAAGGAAATGATGACCTTGTCCACGAAAACTCTTTGAAGCCATCAACCGCCCTTCTGGATCAAAATGAAAGTGACATCGATGAAGTTAAAATGTTGAATAATCAAGAAGAACATATTGATTTCCAACGAAATGTTATCACAAAGTCTGAAAATGCTAGTCAAAATATTTGTGGCAGCTTTGATTCACATTTAGGTAGCACTTTGGCTGCTGAAAGTTCAAATCCAAGGGCCAGTTATGAGGTGAAGACTAAGTTGTTGGACAACACACTTCCTATTACCCAACAGAATGATAGGGAAATGGAGAACACTGTTTCTGAAGGTGGTTCAGATAAATATCCAAGTCTGAATGCCGAAGTTGGGGAGATTGAGGAAGGAGAACACCATAATCATGAGGCCTCTGAAACCATCGACATGTCATTAGATAAGAACATATTTGCTGAAGCTTCAAAATGTAGTAATAATCACGACCCCCAGAGCTTTTCACCAGAAGCTAATGCCATGATAATAGAGCATGAAATGCTGACTAAGGATGAGGAACCAAAGACATCCGATTGTAAAAGTGATGCTGCAGATTCTGCCAATTATATgactgaagatgaagatatcGAAGAGGGAGAAATTTCTGTTGACTGTGGGGTGGATGCCAACTCGATGGATATGGTGTTGCAAAATGCAGAGGTGTTGGAGGATAAGAAG AAAAGGGATCGAAAGAAGAGAGCAGACAAGAACAGACAACTTGGTGTTAAAAGGTTGAAACTGGTTCCAATGTCAAAACCAAAAACACCAACATTCTGCCGCCATTTTCTCAAGGGGAGATGTCAAGAG GGTGACAAGTGCAAATTTTCACATGATACCATACCTTTGACAAAATCCAAG CCCTGCTGTCATTTTGCTCGTCACTCATGCATGAAGGGGGATGACTGTCCATTTGATCATCAACTCTCTAAGTATCCCTGTAGTAACTTTGCATCCATGGGTTCCTGCAACAGAGGTGATGATTGTATGTTTTCACACAAG ATACCACACAAGGAAGACACAGCTAATGCTTCAAATGTTATGAAACCTGAATTGAAGTCCACATCCTTGTTGGACAATTCAAGATCTAAGGAGAAACTGATTAGTAATGGTGCCTCCCAGAAGAACTACAATGCATTGTGCCACTCCAAAGAGATTCATTCTCGTGTTTATAATAAGCAGAATACGAAAGATGCTGTTTCTAAACAATCTGAAGCGGCACCTAAAGGAACTAGTTTCCTCTCTGTTCAGAATTCACTATTGGTTGATTCCAGCAAACTTAGGCaaggaagcttatttggaaataatagtGCTGGTGCAAAGGCTGGAAATCATATCCACCAGAATGCATCAATTCAAAATTCAAGTGAGATATTACACAAAACTCCACCGGCAGTACCACCAAAAGGAATAAACTTTCTATCATTTGGTAAAGTTCCGTCTGGTAATTCTAACAGCAAGAAATTAGCCAGCTTGCCGTTGTGTGGTGATGGTGTCAAACGATCAGTGTCTGACAATTCGAATTTGCACGATCATGATTGCTCAACATCAAACTCTTGTCTGATGCCAAATGGAAGCCAACATTCGGTGGCACCCAAGGGAATTAACTTTCTTTCCATTGGAAAAGCTTCAGTGAACGATTCTGGTTGTAAAGAAAAGTCTAGTTTGCCATATGGTCGGGATAATGGTACTGATAGCTGTGTTAAAGATGAGCAAACTGCTTTGGATAAACCTCAGAGTTCAAGTACAATCTCATTAGCTGAAAGATCACCATCTTGTCCTGTTTCTTCAGTTCAGTTTTCAGGCAATTTAGCATCTAGGATTTATAAAGACACACCACTTTCAGCTCAGAAGGCACTCTTGTCAACACTTGCATTTGCAGCCAAGTGTGAATCTGGAGTCAAACCGAATCAGTCTGTTGATGCTCCTGCTGTCAATGCTGAGACTCTTAATGAAACAAGGTCTAATAATGGAAATAGTGGAAGTTCACAGAATGATACGGGAAAAGCCACCAAAATTTTGGAGTTTTTGTCTAGGTTTGGTTGTAAAACACAGCAGTAG
- the LOC107424062 gene encoding zinc finger CCCH domain-containing protein 7 isoform X2: MEERQIETPKPSKQCFSFPPPRRRQLNSATYRTLVRILSHCYDELSQQSLAAPNLRHELITDSGSNESGKRDVKEESEHVELVVTDNMELGIQASHGATELDLRFDDTVSQYGMTGSTQTAIDHIEHMMNKEENEDVLNRINATVKESTFGIGLEDLGFSREQILIHELEHIAKGNDDLVHENSLKPSTALLDQNESDIDEVKMLNNQEEHIDFQRNVITKSENASQNICGSFDSHLGSTLAAESSNPRASYEVKTKLLDNTLPITQQNDREMENTVSEGGSDKYPSLNAEVGEIEEGEHHNHEASETIDMSLDKNIFAEASKCSNNHDPQSFSPEANAMIIEHEMLTKDEEPKTSDCKSDAADSANYMTEDEDIEEGEISVDCGVDANSMDMVLQNAEVLEDKKKDAELQNKKKRGPPSKEKKAKKKKRDRKKRADKNRQLGVKRLKLVPMSKPKTPTFCRHFLKGRCQEGDKCKFSHDTIPLTKSKPCCHFARHSCMKGDDCPFDHQLSKYPCSNFASMGSCNRGDDCMFSHKIPHKEDTANASNVMKPELKSTSLLDNSRSKEKLISNGASQKNYNALCHSKEIHSRVYNKQNTKDAVSKQSEAAPKGTSFLSVQNSLLVDSSKLRQGSLFGNNSAGAKAGNHIHQNASIQNSSEILHKTPPAVPPKGINFLSFGKVPSGNSNSKKLASLPLCGDGVKRSVSDNSNLHDHDCSTSNSCLMPNGSQHSVAPKGINFLSIGKASVNDSGCKEKSSLPYGRDNGTDSCVKDEQTALDKPQSSSTISLAERSPSCPVSSVQFSGNLASRIYKDTPLSAQKALLSTLAFAAKCESGVKPNQSVDAPAVNAETLNETRSNNGNSGSSQNDTGKATKILEFLSRFGCKTQQ, translated from the exons ATGGAGGAAAGGCAAATTGAAACGCCCAAACCATCGAAGCAGTGCTTCTCTTTCCCTCCTCCCCGTAGAAGACAACTCAACAGCGCTACTTACCGTACTTTAGTTCGAATCCTATCCCATTGCTACGACGAGTTGTCCCAGCAATCTCTTGCAGCTCCAAATTTACGTCACGAGCTAATTACAG ACAGTGGCAGCAATGAATCAGGGAAAAGAGATGTAAAGGAAGAATCGGAGCATGTTGAATTAGTTGTTACTGACAATATGGAGCTTGGGATTCAGGCATCTCATGGAGCCACAGAGCTTGATTTGAGGTTTGATGACACTGTTTCCCAATATGGAATGACTGGCAGCACACAAACGGCTATAGATCATATAGAGCATATGatgaataaagaagaaaatgaggaTGTGTTAAATCGAATCAACGCAACGGTCAAAGAGAGCACTTTTGGGATTGGTTTAGAAGATCTGGGATTCAGTCGTGAACAAATTCTGATACATGAGTTAGAGCATATTGCTAAAGGAAATGATGACCTTGTCCACGAAAACTCTTTGAAGCCATCAACCGCCCTTCTGGATCAAAATGAAAGTGACATCGATGAAGTTAAAATGTTGAATAATCAAGAAGAACATATTGATTTCCAACGAAATGTTATCACAAAGTCTGAAAATGCTAGTCAAAATATTTGTGGCAGCTTTGATTCACATTTAGGTAGCACTTTGGCTGCTGAAAGTTCAAATCCAAGGGCCAGTTATGAGGTGAAGACTAAGTTGTTGGACAACACACTTCCTATTACCCAACAGAATGATAGGGAAATGGAGAACACTGTTTCTGAAGGTGGTTCAGATAAATATCCAAGTCTGAATGCCGAAGTTGGGGAGATTGAGGAAGGAGAACACCATAATCATGAGGCCTCTGAAACCATCGACATGTCATTAGATAAGAACATATTTGCTGAAGCTTCAAAATGTAGTAATAATCACGACCCCCAGAGCTTTTCACCAGAAGCTAATGCCATGATAATAGAGCATGAAATGCTGACTAAGGATGAGGAACCAAAGACATCCGATTGTAAAAGTGATGCTGCAGATTCTGCCAATTATATgactgaagatgaagatatcGAAGAGGGAGAAATTTCTGTTGACTGTGGGGTGGATGCCAACTCGATGGATATGGTGTTGCAAAATGCAGAGGTGTTGGAGGATAAGAAG AAGGATGCTGAActccaaaataagaaaaagcgGGGGCCTCcttcaaaggaaaagaaagcaaagaaaaaa AAAAGGGATCGAAAGAAGAGAGCAGACAAGAACAGACAACTTGGTGTTAAAAGGTTGAAACTGGTTCCAATGTCAAAACCAAAAACACCAACATTCTGCCGCCATTTTCTCAAGGGGAGATGTCAAGAG GGTGACAAGTGCAAATTTTCACATGATACCATACCTTTGACAAAATCCAAG CCCTGCTGTCATTTTGCTCGTCACTCATGCATGAAGGGGGATGACTGTCCATTTGATCATCAACTCTCTAAGTATCCCTGTAGTAACTTTGCATCCATGGGTTCCTGCAACAGAGGTGATGATTGTATGTTTTCACACAAG ATACCACACAAGGAAGACACAGCTAATGCTTCAAATGTTATGAAACCTGAATTGAAGTCCACATCCTTGTTGGACAATTCAAGATCTAAGGAGAAACTGATTAGTAATGGTGCCTCCCAGAAGAACTACAATGCATTGTGCCACTCCAAAGAGATTCATTCTCGTGTTTATAATAAGCAGAATACGAAAGATGCTGTTTCTAAACAATCTGAAGCGGCACCTAAAGGAACTAGTTTCCTCTCTGTTCAGAATTCACTATTGGTTGATTCCAGCAAACTTAGGCaaggaagcttatttggaaataatagtGCTGGTGCAAAGGCTGGAAATCATATCCACCAGAATGCATCAATTCAAAATTCAAGTGAGATATTACACAAAACTCCACCGGCAGTACCACCAAAAGGAATAAACTTTCTATCATTTGGTAAAGTTCCGTCTGGTAATTCTAACAGCAAGAAATTAGCCAGCTTGCCGTTGTGTGGTGATGGTGTCAAACGATCAGTGTCTGACAATTCGAATTTGCACGATCATGATTGCTCAACATCAAACTCTTGTCTGATGCCAAATGGAAGCCAACATTCGGTGGCACCCAAGGGAATTAACTTTCTTTCCATTGGAAAAGCTTCAGTGAACGATTCTGGTTGTAAAGAAAAGTCTAGTTTGCCATATGGTCGGGATAATGGTACTGATAGCTGTGTTAAAGATGAGCAAACTGCTTTGGATAAACCTCAGAGTTCAAGTACAATCTCATTAGCTGAAAGATCACCATCTTGTCCTGTTTCTTCAGTTCAGTTTTCAGGCAATTTAGCATCTAGGATTTATAAAGACACACCACTTTCAGCTCAGAAGGCACTCTTGTCAACACTTGCATTTGCAGCCAAGTGTGAATCTGGAGTCAAACCGAATCAGTCTGTTGATGCTCCTGCTGTCAATGCTGAGACTCTTAATGAAACAAGGTCTAATAATGGAAATAGTGGAAGTTCACAGAATGATACGGGAAAAGCCACCAAAATTTTGGAGTTTTTGTCTAGGTTTGGTTGTAAAACACAGCAGTAG
- the LOC107424062 gene encoding uncharacterized protein LOC107424062 isoform X1, which produces MEERQIETPKPSKQCFSFPPPRRRQLNSATYRTLVRILSHCYDELSQQSLAAPNLRHELITDSGSNESGKRDVKEESEHVELVVTDNMELGIQASHGATELDLRFDDTVSQYGMTGSTQTAIDHIEHMMNKEENEDVLNRINATVKESTFGIGLEDLGFSREQILIHELEHIAKGNDDLVHENSLKPSTALLDQNESDIDEVKMLNNQEEHIDFQRNVITKSENASQNICGSFDSHLGSTLAAESSNPRASYEVKTKLLDNTLPITQQNDREMENTVSEGGSDKYPSLNAEVGEIEEGEHHNHEASETIDMSLDKNIFAEASKCSNNHDPQSFSPEANAMIIEHEMLTKDEEPKTSDCKSDAADSANYMTEDEDIEEGEISVDCGVDANSMDMVLQNAEVLEDKKVYEQHTSRGLVDYKELHSIAANEKDFPSACFLLDTVNNTSKGVEPRESNSNKMVNMQKDAELQNKKKRGPPSKEKKAKKKKRDRKKRADKNRQLGVKRLKLVPMSKPKTPTFCRHFLKGRCQEGDKCKFSHDTIPLTKSKPCCHFARHSCMKGDDCPFDHQLSKYPCSNFASMGSCNRGDDCMFSHKIPHKEDTANASNVMKPELKSTSLLDNSRSKEKLISNGASQKNYNALCHSKEIHSRVYNKQNTKDAVSKQSEAAPKGTSFLSVQNSLLVDSSKLRQGSLFGNNSAGAKAGNHIHQNASIQNSSEILHKTPPAVPPKGINFLSFGKVPSGNSNSKKLASLPLCGDGVKRSVSDNSNLHDHDCSTSNSCLMPNGSQHSVAPKGINFLSIGKASVNDSGCKEKSSLPYGRDNGTDSCVKDEQTALDKPQSSSTISLAERSPSCPVSSVQFSGNLASRIYKDTPLSAQKALLSTLAFAAKCESGVKPNQSVDAPAVNAETLNETRSNNGNSGSSQNDTGKATKILEFLSRFGCKTQQ; this is translated from the exons ATGGAGGAAAGGCAAATTGAAACGCCCAAACCATCGAAGCAGTGCTTCTCTTTCCCTCCTCCCCGTAGAAGACAACTCAACAGCGCTACTTACCGTACTTTAGTTCGAATCCTATCCCATTGCTACGACGAGTTGTCCCAGCAATCTCTTGCAGCTCCAAATTTACGTCACGAGCTAATTACAG ACAGTGGCAGCAATGAATCAGGGAAAAGAGATGTAAAGGAAGAATCGGAGCATGTTGAATTAGTTGTTACTGACAATATGGAGCTTGGGATTCAGGCATCTCATGGAGCCACAGAGCTTGATTTGAGGTTTGATGACACTGTTTCCCAATATGGAATGACTGGCAGCACACAAACGGCTATAGATCATATAGAGCATATGatgaataaagaagaaaatgaggaTGTGTTAAATCGAATCAACGCAACGGTCAAAGAGAGCACTTTTGGGATTGGTTTAGAAGATCTGGGATTCAGTCGTGAACAAATTCTGATACATGAGTTAGAGCATATTGCTAAAGGAAATGATGACCTTGTCCACGAAAACTCTTTGAAGCCATCAACCGCCCTTCTGGATCAAAATGAAAGTGACATCGATGAAGTTAAAATGTTGAATAATCAAGAAGAACATATTGATTTCCAACGAAATGTTATCACAAAGTCTGAAAATGCTAGTCAAAATATTTGTGGCAGCTTTGATTCACATTTAGGTAGCACTTTGGCTGCTGAAAGTTCAAATCCAAGGGCCAGTTATGAGGTGAAGACTAAGTTGTTGGACAACACACTTCCTATTACCCAACAGAATGATAGGGAAATGGAGAACACTGTTTCTGAAGGTGGTTCAGATAAATATCCAAGTCTGAATGCCGAAGTTGGGGAGATTGAGGAAGGAGAACACCATAATCATGAGGCCTCTGAAACCATCGACATGTCATTAGATAAGAACATATTTGCTGAAGCTTCAAAATGTAGTAATAATCACGACCCCCAGAGCTTTTCACCAGAAGCTAATGCCATGATAATAGAGCATGAAATGCTGACTAAGGATGAGGAACCAAAGACATCCGATTGTAAAAGTGATGCTGCAGATTCTGCCAATTATATgactgaagatgaagatatcGAAGAGGGAGAAATTTCTGTTGACTGTGGGGTGGATGCCAACTCGATGGATATGGTGTTGCAAAATGCAGAGGTGTTGGAGGATAAGAAGGTATATGAACAGCACACATCTAGAGGCcttgttgattataaagaactGCATTCTATTGCAGCAAATGAAAAAGATTTTCCATCAGCTTGCTTTCTTTTGGACACAGTCAATAACACCAGTAAGGGAGTAGAACCCAGGGaaagtaatagtaataaaatgGTTAATATGCAGAAGGATGCTGAActccaaaataagaaaaagcgGGGGCCTCcttcaaaggaaaagaaagcaaagaaaaaa AAAAGGGATCGAAAGAAGAGAGCAGACAAGAACAGACAACTTGGTGTTAAAAGGTTGAAACTGGTTCCAATGTCAAAACCAAAAACACCAACATTCTGCCGCCATTTTCTCAAGGGGAGATGTCAAGAG GGTGACAAGTGCAAATTTTCACATGATACCATACCTTTGACAAAATCCAAG CCCTGCTGTCATTTTGCTCGTCACTCATGCATGAAGGGGGATGACTGTCCATTTGATCATCAACTCTCTAAGTATCCCTGTAGTAACTTTGCATCCATGGGTTCCTGCAACAGAGGTGATGATTGTATGTTTTCACACAAG ATACCACACAAGGAAGACACAGCTAATGCTTCAAATGTTATGAAACCTGAATTGAAGTCCACATCCTTGTTGGACAATTCAAGATCTAAGGAGAAACTGATTAGTAATGGTGCCTCCCAGAAGAACTACAATGCATTGTGCCACTCCAAAGAGATTCATTCTCGTGTTTATAATAAGCAGAATACGAAAGATGCTGTTTCTAAACAATCTGAAGCGGCACCTAAAGGAACTAGTTTCCTCTCTGTTCAGAATTCACTATTGGTTGATTCCAGCAAACTTAGGCaaggaagcttatttggaaataatagtGCTGGTGCAAAGGCTGGAAATCATATCCACCAGAATGCATCAATTCAAAATTCAAGTGAGATATTACACAAAACTCCACCGGCAGTACCACCAAAAGGAATAAACTTTCTATCATTTGGTAAAGTTCCGTCTGGTAATTCTAACAGCAAGAAATTAGCCAGCTTGCCGTTGTGTGGTGATGGTGTCAAACGATCAGTGTCTGACAATTCGAATTTGCACGATCATGATTGCTCAACATCAAACTCTTGTCTGATGCCAAATGGAAGCCAACATTCGGTGGCACCCAAGGGAATTAACTTTCTTTCCATTGGAAAAGCTTCAGTGAACGATTCTGGTTGTAAAGAAAAGTCTAGTTTGCCATATGGTCGGGATAATGGTACTGATAGCTGTGTTAAAGATGAGCAAACTGCTTTGGATAAACCTCAGAGTTCAAGTACAATCTCATTAGCTGAAAGATCACCATCTTGTCCTGTTTCTTCAGTTCAGTTTTCAGGCAATTTAGCATCTAGGATTTATAAAGACACACCACTTTCAGCTCAGAAGGCACTCTTGTCAACACTTGCATTTGCAGCCAAGTGTGAATCTGGAGTCAAACCGAATCAGTCTGTTGATGCTCCTGCTGTCAATGCTGAGACTCTTAATGAAACAAGGTCTAATAATGGAAATAGTGGAAGTTCACAGAATGATACGGGAAAAGCCACCAAAATTTTGGAGTTTTTGTCTAGGTTTGGTTGTAAAACACAGCAGTAG
- the LOC107424062 gene encoding zinc finger CCCH domain-containing protein 65 isoform X4 produces the protein MELGIQASHGATELDLRFDDTVSQYGMTGSTQTAIDHIEHMMNKEENEDVLNRINATVKESTFGIGLEDLGFSREQILIHELEHIAKGNDDLVHENSLKPSTALLDQNESDIDEVKMLNNQEEHIDFQRNVITKSENASQNICGSFDSHLGSTLAAESSNPRASYEVKTKLLDNTLPITQQNDREMENTVSEGGSDKYPSLNAEVGEIEEGEHHNHEASETIDMSLDKNIFAEASKCSNNHDPQSFSPEANAMIIEHEMLTKDEEPKTSDCKSDAADSANYMTEDEDIEEGEISVDCGVDANSMDMVLQNAEVLEDKKVYEQHTSRGLVDYKELHSIAANEKDFPSACFLLDTVNNTSKGVEPRESNSNKMVNMQKDAELQNKKKRGPPSKEKKAKKKKRDRKKRADKNRQLGVKRLKLVPMSKPKTPTFCRHFLKGRCQEGDKCKFSHDTIPLTKSKPCCHFARHSCMKGDDCPFDHQLSKYPCSNFASMGSCNRGDDCMFSHKIPHKEDTANASNVMKPELKSTSLLDNSRSKEKLISNGASQKNYNALCHSKEIHSRVYNKQNTKDAVSKQSEAAPKGTSFLSVQNSLLVDSSKLRQGSLFGNNSAGAKAGNHIHQNASIQNSSEILHKTPPAVPPKGINFLSFGKVPSGNSNSKKLASLPLCGDGVKRSVSDNSNLHDHDCSTSNSCLMPNGSQHSVAPKGINFLSIGKASVNDSGCKEKSSLPYGRDNGTDSCVKDEQTALDKPQSSSTISLAERSPSCPVSSVQFSGNLASRIYKDTPLSAQKALLSTLAFAAKCESGVKPNQSVDAPAVNAETLNETRSNNGNSGSSQNDTGKATKILEFLSRFGCKTQQ, from the exons ATGGAGCTTGGGATTCAGGCATCTCATGGAGCCACAGAGCTTGATTTGAGGTTTGATGACACTGTTTCCCAATATGGAATGACTGGCAGCACACAAACGGCTATAGATCATATAGAGCATATGatgaataaagaagaaaatgaggaTGTGTTAAATCGAATCAACGCAACGGTCAAAGAGAGCACTTTTGGGATTGGTTTAGAAGATCTGGGATTCAGTCGTGAACAAATTCTGATACATGAGTTAGAGCATATTGCTAAAGGAAATGATGACCTTGTCCACGAAAACTCTTTGAAGCCATCAACCGCCCTTCTGGATCAAAATGAAAGTGACATCGATGAAGTTAAAATGTTGAATAATCAAGAAGAACATATTGATTTCCAACGAAATGTTATCACAAAGTCTGAAAATGCTAGTCAAAATATTTGTGGCAGCTTTGATTCACATTTAGGTAGCACTTTGGCTGCTGAAAGTTCAAATCCAAGGGCCAGTTATGAGGTGAAGACTAAGTTGTTGGACAACACACTTCCTATTACCCAACAGAATGATAGGGAAATGGAGAACACTGTTTCTGAAGGTGGTTCAGATAAATATCCAAGTCTGAATGCCGAAGTTGGGGAGATTGAGGAAGGAGAACACCATAATCATGAGGCCTCTGAAACCATCGACATGTCATTAGATAAGAACATATTTGCTGAAGCTTCAAAATGTAGTAATAATCACGACCCCCAGAGCTTTTCACCAGAAGCTAATGCCATGATAATAGAGCATGAAATGCTGACTAAGGATGAGGAACCAAAGACATCCGATTGTAAAAGTGATGCTGCAGATTCTGCCAATTATATgactgaagatgaagatatcGAAGAGGGAGAAATTTCTGTTGACTGTGGGGTGGATGCCAACTCGATGGATATGGTGTTGCAAAATGCAGAGGTGTTGGAGGATAAGAAGGTATATGAACAGCACACATCTAGAGGCcttgttgattataaagaactGCATTCTATTGCAGCAAATGAAAAAGATTTTCCATCAGCTTGCTTTCTTTTGGACACAGTCAATAACACCAGTAAGGGAGTAGAACCCAGGGaaagtaatagtaataaaatgGTTAATATGCAGAAGGATGCTGAActccaaaataagaaaaagcgGGGGCCTCcttcaaaggaaaagaaagcaaagaaaaaa AAAAGGGATCGAAAGAAGAGAGCAGACAAGAACAGACAACTTGGTGTTAAAAGGTTGAAACTGGTTCCAATGTCAAAACCAAAAACACCAACATTCTGCCGCCATTTTCTCAAGGGGAGATGTCAAGAG GGTGACAAGTGCAAATTTTCACATGATACCATACCTTTGACAAAATCCAAG CCCTGCTGTCATTTTGCTCGTCACTCATGCATGAAGGGGGATGACTGTCCATTTGATCATCAACTCTCTAAGTATCCCTGTAGTAACTTTGCATCCATGGGTTCCTGCAACAGAGGTGATGATTGTATGTTTTCACACAAG ATACCACACAAGGAAGACACAGCTAATGCTTCAAATGTTATGAAACCTGAATTGAAGTCCACATCCTTGTTGGACAATTCAAGATCTAAGGAGAAACTGATTAGTAATGGTGCCTCCCAGAAGAACTACAATGCATTGTGCCACTCCAAAGAGATTCATTCTCGTGTTTATAATAAGCAGAATACGAAAGATGCTGTTTCTAAACAATCTGAAGCGGCACCTAAAGGAACTAGTTTCCTCTCTGTTCAGAATTCACTATTGGTTGATTCCAGCAAACTTAGGCaaggaagcttatttggaaataatagtGCTGGTGCAAAGGCTGGAAATCATATCCACCAGAATGCATCAATTCAAAATTCAAGTGAGATATTACACAAAACTCCACCGGCAGTACCACCAAAAGGAATAAACTTTCTATCATTTGGTAAAGTTCCGTCTGGTAATTCTAACAGCAAGAAATTAGCCAGCTTGCCGTTGTGTGGTGATGGTGTCAAACGATCAGTGTCTGACAATTCGAATTTGCACGATCATGATTGCTCAACATCAAACTCTTGTCTGATGCCAAATGGAAGCCAACATTCGGTGGCACCCAAGGGAATTAACTTTCTTTCCATTGGAAAAGCTTCAGTGAACGATTCTGGTTGTAAAGAAAAGTCTAGTTTGCCATATGGTCGGGATAATGGTACTGATAGCTGTGTTAAAGATGAGCAAACTGCTTTGGATAAACCTCAGAGTTCAAGTACAATCTCATTAGCTGAAAGATCACCATCTTGTCCTGTTTCTTCAGTTCAGTTTTCAGGCAATTTAGCATCTAGGATTTATAAAGACACACCACTTTCAGCTCAGAAGGCACTCTTGTCAACACTTGCATTTGCAGCCAAGTGTGAATCTGGAGTCAAACCGAATCAGTCTGTTGATGCTCCTGCTGTCAATGCTGAGACTCTTAATGAAACAAGGTCTAATAATGGAAATAGTGGAAGTTCACAGAATGATACGGGAAAAGCCACCAAAATTTTGGAGTTTTTGTCTAGGTTTGGTTGTAAAACACAGCAGTAG